One genomic window of Halovivax cerinus includes the following:
- a CDS encoding aminoglycoside N(3)-acetyltransferase: MNETLPEDRSPEPITVESMAADLQELGVQVGKTILVHGSLSELGWVCGGPQAVVDALQRVVGEDGTIVMPTHSPGNMNPANMGSPPVPESWYETIREQMPPYRPESTPTQGMGAIAECFRNYPDVLRSDHPQHSFAAWGAEAEYVTDDHALEISLGENSPLARVYELDGDVLFLGTTHATNTSLHLAEYRADLDLGTATSQSAILRDGEREWVEWTDRDVTDEDFPDCGAAFERKRPDAFETGTVGVGEAKRLSQRALVDFAVDWFEANRTYS, from the coding sequence ATGAACGAGACGCTCCCCGAAGATCGTTCCCCGGAGCCGATCACCGTCGAGTCGATGGCGGCGGACCTCCAGGAACTGGGTGTCCAGGTGGGCAAAACGATACTCGTCCACGGCTCCCTCTCGGAACTCGGCTGGGTCTGTGGCGGCCCGCAGGCCGTCGTCGACGCCCTCCAGCGCGTCGTTGGCGAGGACGGCACGATCGTGATGCCGACGCACTCGCCGGGGAACATGAACCCGGCCAACATGGGGAGTCCGCCGGTCCCCGAGTCGTGGTACGAGACGATCCGCGAGCAGATGCCGCCGTACCGACCCGAATCGACACCGACGCAGGGGATGGGCGCGATTGCAGAGTGCTTCCGAAACTATCCCGACGTCCTGCGCAGCGACCACCCGCAACACTCCTTCGCCGCGTGGGGCGCGGAGGCCGAATACGTAACCGACGATCACGCCTTAGAGATCTCGCTCGGCGAGAACTCCCCGCTGGCACGGGTCTACGAGCTCGACGGCGACGTCCTGTTTCTCGGGACGACCCACGCGACGAACACGTCACTGCACCTCGCGGAGTACCGTGCCGATCTCGATCTCGGGACCGCGACGTCACAGAGTGCGATTCTCCGGGACGGCGAGCGCGAGTGGGTCGAGTGGACGGACAGAGATGTCACCGACGAGGACTTCCCCGACTGTGGAGCGGCGTTCGAGCGCAAACGGCCGGACGCGTTCGAAACCGGGACCGTCGGCGTCGGCGAGGCGAAACGACTCTCCCAGCGAGCGCTGGTCGACTTCGCGGTCGACTGGTTCGAGGCGAATCGGACGTACTCGTGA
- a CDS encoding AP-2 family transcription factor gives MAADADDGESTDRTIGADSSLADGANPFDRSLEWVVLEGNRLVVATVFVLVVFLATLVLETTGVISFTSPSSMTRVASGLIAGTFSLVTVVVSINQLILSREFVAAGTAEDRLEGVESVRTDIADLADVPAAPAAPAALLEVLAETMNRRAVALESAVGSGDASVKTPVQRYAVEVQRDTARLDDALDATSFDAFDTLSLAARFDDDWYRYAGEHLLNAHEESLEPGATAALEDVRSALRLFAVAREHFKTTYLQRELTRFSQLTIGFGVPSILAAVFLGVTYADAAGPTLSYTALPAVVSVIVTIAIAPVALLAAYILRTATITRRTASTGPMLPTKAAEEGPFDVTDSEDGRVSVSDGDRL, from the coding sequence ATGGCAGCGGACGCTGACGATGGCGAGTCGACCGACCGGACGATCGGCGCCGATTCGTCGCTCGCCGACGGCGCGAACCCGTTCGATCGGTCCCTGGAGTGGGTGGTGCTAGAGGGAAACCGCCTCGTGGTCGCGACGGTGTTCGTCCTCGTCGTCTTCCTGGCGACGCTCGTCCTCGAGACGACCGGGGTCATTTCGTTCACCAGCCCGAGTTCGATGACGCGGGTCGCGAGCGGGCTGATAGCCGGGACGTTCTCGCTCGTGACGGTCGTCGTCTCGATCAACCAGTTGATCCTTTCGCGGGAGTTCGTCGCCGCAGGGACAGCCGAAGACCGGCTCGAGGGCGTCGAGTCCGTCCGCACCGACATCGCCGACCTCGCCGACGTCCCCGCGGCCCCGGCGGCGCCTGCGGCGCTCCTCGAGGTCCTGGCCGAGACGATGAACCGTCGGGCGGTGGCGCTCGAATCCGCCGTCGGCTCGGGCGACGCGTCGGTGAAGACACCGGTTCAGCGGTACGCTGTGGAGGTACAGCGGGACACGGCCCGACTCGACGATGCGCTGGACGCGACCTCGTTCGACGCGTTCGACACGCTGTCGCTCGCCGCCCGCTTCGACGACGACTGGTACCGGTACGCGGGGGAACACCTGCTGAACGCACACGAGGAGTCCCTCGAACCAGGGGCGACGGCCGCCCTCGAAGACGTGCGCTCGGCGTTGCGACTGTTCGCCGTCGCCAGGGAACACTTCAAGACGACGTACCTCCAGCGAGAACTGACGCGATTCTCCCAGTTGACGATCGGCTTCGGTGTCCCGTCGATCCTCGCCGCCGTGTTTCTCGGCGTCACGTACGCCGACGCGGCGGGGCCGACCCTCTCTTACACCGCGCTGCCGGCGGTCGTGAGCGTCATCGTGACGATCGCCATCGCGCCGGTGGCGCTGCTGGCCGCCTACATCCTGCGGACGGCGACGATCACGCGCCGAACCGCTTCGACGGGGCCGATGCTGCCGACGAAGGCGGCGGAGGAGGGCCCCTTCGACGTGACCGATTCGGAGGACGGCCGAGTGTCCGTATCGGACGGTGATCGGCTCTGA
- a CDS encoding FxLYD domain-containing protein, translated as MPNGESSISAGESPMSTEESWRPGRRRWLSAVGGSVVGAALAGCLGTGGPAYESGSIPAVNGSTRTARQQAAAATGAITSTADGVSPLESLSLTDHSFVYEGGYQGATVQGTARNGGDRPVQLVEVRTRVYDDAGAQLGQYMARTGDLAGDTSWSFTVIVLERPSTLARYDITVLGVPG; from the coding sequence ATGCCCAACGGGGAGTCGTCGATATCCGCGGGGGAGTCGCCGATGTCCACGGAGGAGTCGTGGCGACCCGGGAGACGTCGCTGGCTGTCCGCCGTCGGCGGAAGCGTCGTCGGGGCCGCACTCGCAGGGTGCCTCGGTACCGGCGGTCCCGCGTACGAATCCGGGTCGATTCCGGCCGTCAACGGGAGTACTCGAACCGCCCGCCAACAGGCCGCAGCGGCGACGGGCGCGATCACGAGCACCGCCGATGGCGTCTCGCCGCTCGAATCGCTCTCGCTCACCGACCACTCGTTCGTCTACGAGGGCGGCTATCAGGGAGCGACGGTACAGGGAACCGCCAGGAACGGTGGGGACAGACCGGTTCAACTCGTCGAGGTCCGCACCAGAGTGTACGACGACGCGGGCGCCCAGCTCGGGCAGTATATGGCCCGAACCGGCGATCTCGCCGGCGATACGTCCTGGTCGTTCACCGTCATCGTCCTGGAGCGTCCGTCGACGCTCGCTCGCTACGACATCACCGTCCTCGGGGTTCCCGGGTGA
- a CDS encoding PspA/IM30 family protein has protein sequence MGILSRTSYIIKSKLNSILNRAEDPTETLDYSYEQMRDQLQQVKRGIADLTTQKKRLEMQKRRLEENVEKHNEQARTAVKQDREDLARKALEKKKAKMNQIEELDRQISNLQNQQDQLVEQKDTLQTRIEEFRTKKETMKARYSAAEASTTVNEAMTATGEEFEDVGRAIERAEERTQDMEARSAAMDELRETGAFEDVLTDKDQIDQELDDLATDSGVEAELETLKSEVDGESSGTTSTSAESATESESTEAVDPDVEAELSEMQDEDG, from the coding sequence ATGGGCATCCTCTCGCGGACATCCTACATCATAAAGTCGAAGCTCAACTCGATCCTCAATCGGGCCGAGGATCCGACCGAGACGCTCGATTACTCCTACGAGCAGATGCGCGATCAGCTCCAGCAGGTCAAACGCGGCATCGCGGACCTGACGACGCAGAAAAAGCGCCTGGAGATGCAGAAACGTCGCCTCGAGGAGAACGTCGAGAAGCACAACGAACAGGCGCGAACCGCCGTCAAGCAGGACCGCGAGGATCTAGCGCGCAAGGCCTTAGAGAAGAAGAAGGCCAAGATGAACCAGATCGAGGAACTCGACCGCCAGATCTCGAACCTGCAGAACCAGCAGGACCAGCTGGTGGAGCAGAAGGACACCCTCCAGACGCGCATCGAGGAGTTCCGCACGAAGAAGGAGACGATGAAGGCCCGATACTCGGCCGCCGAGGCGAGTACGACGGTCAACGAGGCTATGACGGCGACCGGCGAGGAGTTCGAGGACGTCGGCCGCGCGATCGAACGGGCCGAAGAGCGCACGCAGGACATGGAGGCGCGCTCGGCCGCGATGGACGAACTCCGCGAGACGGGTGCGTTCGAGGACGTTCTCACCGACAAGGACCAGATCGACCAGGAGCTGGACGACCTGGCGACCGACAGCGGCGTCGAAGCGGAACTGGAGACGCTGAAGTCCGAAGTGGACGGCGAGTCGTCGGGCACCACGTCGACGAGCGCAGAATCGGCGACTGAGTCCGAATCGACCGAAGCGGTCGATCCCGACGTCGAGGCGGAGCTCTCAGAGATGCAGGACGAGGATGGATAG
- a CDS encoding bis(5'-nucleosyl)-tetraphosphatase has protein sequence MAVEATSAGAILFRDTRGRREYLLLKSRPGDWEFPKGGVEGDEELQQTAIREVKEEAGIEEFRLLDGFREDYSYVFEANGNTIHKTVHLFIARSFEASAELSNEHRDLQWRDYEQAINTVTQDGPREILERAHEHIDQLEEEQEH, from the coding sequence ATGGCAGTCGAAGCTACGAGCGCAGGCGCGATCCTCTTCCGCGACACGCGGGGCCGGCGCGAGTATCTTCTGCTCAAGAGTCGCCCGGGTGACTGGGAGTTTCCAAAGGGCGGCGTCGAGGGAGACGAAGAACTACAGCAGACGGCGATCCGCGAAGTCAAAGAAGAGGCAGGGATAGAGGAGTTCAGACTACTCGACGGTTTTCGCGAGGACTACAGTTACGTCTTCGAGGCGAACGGGAACACCATCCACAAGACGGTCCACCTGTTCATCGCGCGTTCGTTCGAAGCGAGCGCGGAGCTGTCGAACGAGCACCGCGATCTCCAGTGGCGCGATTACGAGCAGGCGATCAACACCGTCACGCAAGACGGCCCGCGCGAGATCCTGGAGCGAGCACACGAACACATCGACCAACTGGAAGAAGAACAGGAACACTGA
- a CDS encoding LemA family protein encodes MVGLTTIVGGFVGLIVAYSGVRYAGHVEQHVLEADERCERAWANVEVLLERRADEVGSLVDLAAEHAGHEQAVLQQVLDARERALEAQQPAEAADASIEVREALAELFSTADAVPSLQSADRFDEIRDSLTSIERRLENRREHYNEAVAAYNVRIARFPERFAASRHGLEPREPFRASDRAHERVDIRDRFDVSIQPRATAGDGDESTPDRQPVDSDESPSNADDPDSG; translated from the coding sequence ATGGTGGGATTGACGACGATTGTCGGTGGATTCGTGGGACTCATCGTGGCCTACAGCGGCGTCAGGTACGCGGGCCACGTCGAGCAACACGTTCTCGAAGCCGACGAGCGCTGCGAGCGGGCGTGGGCGAACGTCGAAGTCCTCCTCGAACGGCGCGCCGACGAAGTTGGCTCGCTGGTTGACCTCGCCGCCGAACACGCAGGACACGAACAGGCCGTGCTCCAGCAGGTACTCGACGCGCGCGAACGCGCCCTCGAGGCCCAGCAACCCGCCGAAGCCGCCGACGCGAGCATCGAGGTCCGGGAGGCACTCGCCGAACTGTTCTCGACGGCCGACGCGGTCCCATCGTTACAGTCGGCCGATCGATTCGACGAGATTCGCGACAGCCTCACCTCGATCGAGCGCCGCCTCGAGAATCGCCGCGAGCACTACAACGAGGCGGTCGCCGCCTACAACGTGCGGATCGCCCGGTTTCCGGAACGCTTCGCCGCGTCGCGCCACGGACTCGAACCGCGCGAACCGTTCCGCGCGTCCGACCGGGCACACGAGCGCGTCGACATCCGCGATCGCTTCGACGTGTCGATCCAGCCACGCGCGACGGCAGGTGACGGTGACGAGTCCACCCCCGACAGGCAGCCAGTCGATTCGGACGAATCACCGTCGAACGCCGACGACCCCGACTCAGGGTGA
- a CDS encoding class I SAM-dependent methyltransferase translates to MPIARPAFDRLAAGYDRIGDTKPSNASLERPATTSMLSDVDDEFVLDAGCGVGHLTEELIGRGARVIGLDVSVEMLEYARDRAPAADFVAADLGTTLPFTPNSFDGVASSLAFHYVEEWDPLFRELARVLRPDGWLVFSVQHPHADFEEYDDATNYHEGERVSATWDSFGTTVDVPTYRRPLSAVLSPALGAGFTLEQSLEPTPTEEYRRANPERYAYEATHPNFLCLRFTAQE, encoded by the coding sequence ATGCCGATCGCCCGTCCCGCCTTCGACCGACTCGCCGCCGGGTACGACCGCATCGGCGACACGAAACCGTCCAACGCGTCTCTCGAACGCCCGGCGACCACCTCGATGCTTTCCGATGTCGACGACGAGTTCGTCCTCGACGCCGGGTGCGGAGTTGGACACCTCACCGAGGAGTTGATCGGGCGTGGCGCGCGCGTCATTGGCCTGGACGTAAGCGTCGAAATGCTCGAATACGCCAGAGATCGAGCGCCAGCAGCCGACTTCGTCGCGGCGGATCTGGGAACGACGCTCCCGTTCACGCCGAACTCCTTCGACGGCGTAGCGAGTTCGCTCGCGTTCCACTACGTCGAGGAGTGGGACCCGCTCTTTCGCGAACTGGCGCGGGTGCTCCGCCCGGACGGCTGGCTCGTGTTCTCGGTGCAGCACCCGCATGCAGACTTCGAGGAGTACGACGACGCGACGAATTATCACGAGGGAGAACGAGTCTCGGCGACGTGGGACTCATTTGGGACGACGGTCGACGTGCCGACGTACCGCCGTCCGCTTTCAGCAGTCCTTTCTCCCGCGCTTGGCGCCGGGTTCACCCTCGAGCAATCGCTCGAACCCACGCCGACGGAGGAGTACCGTCGGGCGAACCCCGAGCGATACGCCTACGAAGCGACACACCCGAACTTCCTGTGCCTCCGCTTTACAGCCCAGGAGTAA
- a CDS encoding MFS transporter: protein MLSIYFLPGIVLSPLIGRLLDRVGRRPVLLGSLVSFGVVGALVPFLGDFTLVLGARLGQGVAAAGIFVTTVTIVADAFEGPQRNTVFGINVAILSTGRTLYPVLGGTLALYGWKVPFACYLLAVGTALFVARTFEESAGGDVSPEPATIRRAIGELSVRRTTGLYGATILAETVVFGTLMTRVR from the coding sequence GTGCTCAGCATCTACTTCCTCCCGGGGATCGTCCTCTCGCCGCTGATCGGACGCCTGCTGGACCGTGTCGGACGTCGTCCCGTCCTCCTCGGTAGTCTCGTCTCGTTCGGGGTCGTCGGTGCGCTCGTCCCGTTTCTCGGCGACTTCACGCTCGTCCTGGGAGCGCGACTCGGGCAGGGTGTGGCCGCCGCGGGCATCTTCGTGACGACCGTGACGATCGTCGCGGACGCCTTCGAAGGCCCACAGCGTAACACCGTCTTCGGAATCAACGTCGCGATCCTCTCGACCGGACGCACCCTGTATCCCGTCCTCGGCGGGACGCTCGCGTTGTACGGGTGGAAGGTGCCGTTCGCGTGTTACCTGCTCGCCGTCGGCACCGCCCTGTTCGTCGCGCGGACGTTCGAGGAATCGGCGGGTGGGGACGTATCGCCCGAACCGGCGACAATTCGACGTGCGATCGGAGAACTCTCCGTTCGGCGCACGACCGGACTGTACGGGGCGACGATCCTCGCGGAGACGGTCGTCTTCGGGACCCTCATGACGCGAGTGCGATGA
- a CDS encoding DUF5787 family protein yields the protein MVDETSEFAFELRVCRWAERHWPPDGETAGPILVARQLGTAGRRWDTIVVECDPVGLRRRARFGAERLDGDLLDVLRYAPAEWAYYRDALPDPGYPWRYVRESIHRADERGILETRRTGNRIEIRRRWPYPDWVDRLVAVENKPDLDASAARALSDQVERDVALGIADEVWIATECGDDHVSAALFEDVPVEVGILEVDPDALSAEVAWYPRALAVDRPGTQIVERPDGGDRDASAARFAYVEADEKRAGRLEIAERAYERGWRSWIDTMRPDCRHFEPRTDGQLLPYCRAKDRQQTARECAGDCPHFEPEPPAWRSRDWPIEGGPGKRITRVLTDRRARRRPDP from the coding sequence GTGGTCGACGAGACGAGCGAGTTCGCGTTCGAGTTGCGGGTGTGCCGGTGGGCGGAGCGTCACTGGCCGCCCGACGGCGAGACCGCGGGTCCGATCCTCGTGGCTCGGCAACTCGGGACCGCGGGCCGTCGCTGGGACACCATCGTCGTGGAGTGTGATCCGGTGGGACTCCGTCGGCGAGCCCGATTCGGCGCGGAACGGCTAGACGGCGACTTGCTGGACGTACTCAGGTACGCACCCGCGGAGTGGGCGTACTACCGCGATGCGCTCCCGGATCCGGGCTACCCGTGGCGCTACGTTCGCGAGTCCATCCACCGGGCCGACGAGAGAGGGATCCTCGAGACGCGCCGGACGGGAAACCGAATCGAGATCCGTCGTCGGTGGCCGTATCCGGACTGGGTCGATCGACTCGTCGCCGTCGAGAACAAACCCGATCTCGACGCGAGCGCCGCTCGTGCGCTATCGGACCAGGTAGAGCGGGACGTGGCCCTCGGGATTGCAGACGAGGTCTGGATCGCGACCGAATGCGGCGACGATCACGTTTCGGCGGCCCTCTTCGAGGACGTCCCGGTGGAGGTCGGGATCCTCGAGGTCGATCCGGACGCGCTCTCGGCCGAGGTGGCGTGGTACCCACGTGCACTGGCCGTCGATCGACCGGGGACGCAGATCGTCGAGCGTCCGGACGGCGGCGACCGCGATGCGTCGGCCGCCAGATTCGCCTACGTGGAGGCGGACGAGAAACGTGCCGGACGGCTAGAGATCGCCGAACGCGCCTACGAGCGCGGCTGGCGGTCGTGGATCGACACGATGCGTCCCGACTGCAGGCACTTCGAACCCCGTACCGACGGGCAGCTCCTGCCATACTGTCGGGCGAAGGATCGCCAGCAGACGGCACGGGAGTGTGCCGGCGATTGCCCGCACTTCGAACCAGAGCCGCCGGCCTGGCGGTCGCGGGACTGGCCGATCGAGGGCGGTCCCGGCAAGCGGATCACGCGTGTCCTCACGGACCGACGAGCGCGGCGCCGGCCGGATCCCTGA
- a CDS encoding PKD domain-containing protein, which produces MSHDSDRSTRRTVLRRVGAGAVSIGAIAGGVSGSAGRTASQGSEKDVEIDYFAAEPSLLASGEKTDFILSASGDDYDEAVIKLERCDGVSDWECTDPERVNVWKEDYVWDRSYDEPGFYRLRGWAMPETGPGVSAYRNFFVDDGSIGALPEPVVSGPTRVRSGESVTFDLHSSTMEYGDITFYSWFVDGDPQWGELEPTFETSFDEPGTYAVKGGVRGTLPSDYGPYDLHNDLESSIHTDTLEVTVTE; this is translated from the coding sequence ATGTCGCACGACAGCGACCGATCGACGAGACGAACCGTGCTCAGACGAGTTGGCGCCGGTGCCGTATCTATCGGCGCGATCGCTGGCGGTGTGTCCGGTTCAGCAGGCCGCACGGCTAGTCAGGGGAGTGAAAAGGATGTCGAGATCGACTATTTCGCTGCCGAGCCGTCGTTACTCGCTTCGGGGGAGAAGACTGACTTTATACTGTCGGCATCGGGAGACGATTACGACGAGGCGGTGATCAAACTCGAACGGTGTGATGGTGTGAGTGACTGGGAGTGTACCGATCCAGAGAGAGTCAACGTTTGGAAGGAAGATTACGTGTGGGATCGTTCGTACGATGAACCCGGGTTCTATCGCCTGCGCGGGTGGGCCATGCCCGAAACTGGTCCCGGGGTCTCTGCGTATCGTAACTTCTTCGTCGATGATGGTTCGATCGGAGCGTTACCGGAACCGGTCGTTTCCGGGCCTACGAGGGTACGGTCGGGGGAATCCGTAACGTTCGATCTTCACTCGTCTACCATGGAATACGGTGATATCACCTTCTACAGCTGGTTTGTGGATGGTGACCCTCAGTGGGGCGAGCTCGAACCGACGTTTGAAACGTCGTTCGACGAACCCGGCACCTATGCGGTAAAGGGAGGTGTCAGAGGAACGCTTCCGAGTGACTACGGGCCATACGACCTCCACAACGATCTCGAGTCAAGTATCCACACTGACACACTCGAAGTAACCGTTACGGAGTAA
- a CDS encoding uS10/mL48 family ribosomal protein, with amino-acid sequence MTFVTSLTLQSGDRAALDGVVGDIKRTAERKGVALKGPHTHPPERFSIPQYQRLHADDDRRLEPWSYTVFTRELEIHGYQEFARSVAGRSLPDSVHVEIEIEQIHGAGR; translated from the coding sequence ATGACCTTCGTCACCTCTCTCACGCTACAAAGCGGTGATCGGGCCGCCCTCGACGGCGTGGTCGGCGACATCAAGCGCACCGCCGAACGGAAGGGCGTCGCACTGAAGGGGCCACACACGCACCCACCCGAACGATTCTCGATCCCGCAGTACCAGCGCCTCCACGCGGACGACGATCGCCGGCTGGAACCCTGGTCCTACACGGTATTCACCCGGGAACTCGAGATCCACGGCTACCAGGAATTCGCCCGTTCCGTCGCCGGACGCTCGCTCCCCGACTCGGTCCACGTCGAAATCGAGATCGAACAGATTCACGGCGCTGGACGGTAG
- a CDS encoding amidohydrolase, whose translation MTTIDPVSLRRELHRHPEPAWREFETTARIVDRLQDVDLDALYVGPDAIDGESRLAVPDDAELDRWFDRARDAGADPDVLDQLEGGYTGAVAVVERGDGPTVGLRVDVDGLPREESDADDHLPAAEGFRSETGESMHACGHDAHAAIGVGVAEAIAESDDFRGTLKVFFQPAEEVIGGGKSMAKSEHIRDVDYLLATHVGLDHPTGTVVAGVEDFLAVRHLEATFTGEPAHAGAEPEAGRNAIQALGAAIQNAYAIPRHSDGPTRVNIGVVEGGTAANIVAEEVRLVAEVRGQTTDLMHYMSDSVERVFHSAADMHDCEVEIEVGAEAPSAESDDELREIVGSVAETVEGVDRVVDEAGLGGSEDATFLMKEVQENGGLAAYVGVGTDHPGGHHTATFDVDEPTIEHGIDTLAGAIEEIATRNV comes from the coding sequence ATGACCACGATCGATCCAGTCAGCCTTCGCCGCGAACTCCACCGTCACCCGGAACCGGCCTGGCGCGAGTTCGAGACGACCGCCCGCATCGTCGACCGCCTCCAGGACGTCGATCTCGACGCGCTGTACGTCGGACCCGACGCGATCGACGGGGAGAGCCGCCTCGCCGTCCCCGACGACGCCGAACTCGATCGGTGGTTCGACCGCGCTCGCGACGCCGGCGCCGATCCCGACGTCCTCGATCAGCTCGAGGGAGGCTACACGGGCGCCGTCGCGGTGGTCGAACGTGGCGACGGGCCGACGGTCGGGCTCCGCGTCGACGTCGACGGGCTCCCGCGCGAGGAATCCGACGCCGACGATCACCTGCCCGCCGCCGAGGGCTTTCGCTCCGAAACTGGCGAGTCGATGCACGCCTGCGGCCACGACGCCCACGCCGCGATCGGCGTCGGCGTGGCCGAAGCGATCGCCGAGAGCGACGACTTCCGGGGCACGCTGAAGGTCTTCTTCCAGCCCGCCGAGGAGGTCATCGGCGGCGGGAAGTCGATGGCCAAGAGTGAGCACATTCGGGACGTCGACTACCTGCTCGCGACGCACGTCGGACTCGACCACCCCACCGGCACCGTCGTCGCCGGCGTCGAGGACTTCCTCGCCGTGCGCCACCTCGAGGCGACGTTCACCGGCGAGCCAGCCCACGCGGGTGCGGAACCGGAAGCGGGTCGCAACGCCATCCAGGCACTCGGCGCCGCGATTCAGAACGCCTACGCGATCCCGCGTCACTCCGACGGCCCGACGCGAGTCAACATCGGCGTCGTCGAGGGCGGGACCGCGGCCAACATCGTCGCCGAGGAGGTCAGACTCGTCGCCGAAGTGCGCGGCCAGACGACCGACCTCATGCACTACATGAGCGACAGCGTCGAGCGTGTCTTCCACTCGGCCGCCGACATGCACGACTGCGAGGTCGAGATCGAGGTCGGCGCCGAAGCCCCCAGCGCGGAGAGCGACGACGAACTCCGCGAGATCGTCGGGTCGGTCGCCGAGACGGTCGAGGGCGTCGACCGCGTCGTCGACGAGGCCGGTCTCGGCGGCAGCGAGGACGCCACCTTCCTCATGAAAGAGGTCCAGGAAAACGGCGGCCTCGCCGCCTACGTCGGCGTCGGTACCGACCACCCCGGCGGCCACCACACCGCGACCTTCGACGTGGACGAACCCACGATCGAACACGGGATCGACACGCTGGCTGGGGCGATCGAAGAGATCGCAACACGGAACGTCTGA
- a CDS encoding alpha/beta hydrolase, whose protein sequence is MSDAPSTSTTDVLIPGARDVRGSLDGPDDGDRLVVACPPHPQHGGSRTDTRLRAASTALADRGVSCVRIDYGPWDEGYGEREDVRNALRWAHERAATVACFGFSFGASEAILASASVDVPVDRVSALAPAARLAPDLDVPDAVTSLGDVPLQVVYGTRDDTADWEPVRDAAADRGAAVIEWSADHFFVGQEEAVATEVADFLTGV, encoded by the coding sequence ATGAGCGATGCACCGTCGACGTCGACGACCGACGTACTGATTCCGGGCGCACGAGACGTTCGTGGAAGCCTCGACGGGCCGGACGACGGCGATCGGCTCGTCGTCGCCTGCCCGCCACACCCCCAGCACGGCGGGTCGCGCACCGATACGCGGCTGCGAGCGGCCTCGACAGCGCTGGCCGACCGCGGCGTCAGCTGTGTTCGCATCGATTACGGCCCGTGGGACGAGGGGTACGGCGAGCGCGAGGACGTGCGCAACGCGCTCCGATGGGCGCACGAACGGGCCGCGACCGTCGCCTGCTTCGGGTTCAGCTTCGGCGCCTCGGAGGCGATCCTGGCGAGTGCGTCCGTCGACGTGCCCGTCGATCGCGTCTCCGCGCTGGCTCCGGCCGCGAGACTCGCCCCCGATCTCGACGTGCCGGACGCGGTCACGTCGCTCGGCGACGTCCCGCTACAGGTCGTCTACGGCACCCGCGACGACACCGCCGACTGGGAACCCGTCCGCGACGCCGCGGCCGATAGGGGTGCAGCGGTGATCGAGTGGTCGGCCGACCACTTCTTCGTCGGGCAGGAGGAGGCGGTCGCCACCGAAGTCGCGGACTTCCTCACGGGTGTGTGA
- a CDS encoding HPP family protein, with protein sequence MGLRDDVSAGINVALHFTMLGGLAWVTGQPILFPSLGPSAYLLATGENPRAEGAYHVVGGHAIAAVAGLATYVVIADGLVSVDAFEAGTPFSPAVGRLVLSGLVAMVLTTIGMLWSNTNHPAACATTLIVALGLMSSPISVVVIVVSVAILVAFHEVVVERVQERYGVEPTDPR encoded by the coding sequence ATGGGGCTCAGAGACGACGTCAGCGCGGGAATCAACGTCGCGCTACACTTCACGATGCTCGGCGGACTGGCATGGGTGACCGGGCAGCCGATCCTCTTTCCGAGTCTGGGTCCGTCGGCCTACCTGCTCGCGACGGGCGAGAACCCGCGAGCGGAGGGTGCCTATCACGTCGTCGGGGGTCACGCCATCGCGGCGGTCGCCGGCCTGGCCACGTACGTCGTCATCGCCGATGGCCTCGTCTCAGTGGACGCGTTCGAAGCGGGGACGCCGTTCTCACCAGCCGTGGGGCGGCTGGTCCTCTCGGGGCTCGTCGCGATGGTACTGACGACGATCGGCATGCTCTGGTCGAATACCAACCATCCGGCCGCCTGCGCGACGACGCTCATCGTCGCCCTGGGGCTCATGTCGTCGCCGATCTCGGTCGTCGTCATCGTCGTCTCGGTCGCGATCCTCGTCGCCTTCCACGAGGTTGTCGTCGAACGAGTGCAAGAGCGCTACGGAGTCGAACCGACGGATCCACGGTAG